From the Candidatus Hydrogenedens sp. genome, the window TTTCAAATATTATGCATCTCATCCGGTTCCTGGATATCGCCAACTTCTGGAATTCTGGTTGCGAGAATTTGGTACCAACAAACTTCTAATTATGCGTGAGTCCCCGTGGTATGTGGAATTAACCACAAGACAGCGGGAAAATCAAATCTTACTCAACCTTGTCAATCGTGGGGTAAATGGGTATTTGAGTTCCGAACGGCACATGGTTGAAAGTGTCCCTATTATCCAGGGAATCAGGTTGCATATACCCAAAAGGTATATTCCTTCAGATAAAAAGATAGCAACGTGTTATCTGGTCCCATCACAAATTCCATTAGACATTATTCAGGAGCAGGAAGAGTACCAGATTGTTGTCCCTCAAATTCAAATTTATGATATTGCTGTTATTAATTTGGAGTAGATGATAGATTCACATATAGGTGAGATTACTCGTTTGTGTTAATATTTTTATCCAACCATTTTTGAAGTTTATTTGACAAGATATCAGCAAAGAACTTATGTCCCTCTGCAGTTAGGTGGCCATCAATAGGAAAGAAAAGTGCTGAGTTATCCTTTTGTGCACGAAATTCATCTGTTAATGTAATAAGGGGTAATTGCAATTCCTGGCAGGCAATTTGGAAATGGTTATCTATGTTTTTTGAGGTAAGTACTTCAGGTGAAAGTTTAAAATGAAGTCTCTCGGCTGTTTTTAGACTATGCTGATTTACATAAAATCCTTGCGGAACGCTAATAACGATGATAGGTGAACCAGATTTCTTGGCTATAAGGTGAATTTCTTGCAAAATTTTTACAAGATTATCGATGCAAGGCTTTATTGATGGGTCTGAACTTTCTTTCAATGGGTTCATAATTAAATCTGGATACTTGACAGCCACAGAGATTAGAAACGGATTGATTAATCCATCCAGAAAAGCATTGCGTATATCACTATCAAGTTGCTCAAATCTTGTGCGTTCGTCGCTATTCAATTGTGATAGGATTTCCTTTGCGGAATTAACAGATGCTTGTTTGTTTTTATCTGCATTATTTAGTAGGGGAGAATATTGTTTTGACTGTTGAATTAATTTATATTGCAAAATGTATTTTTCTATTTGTTGAGTGATGTTTGGATAAAGATATGTAACAAATGGAATGGGATTAGGTTTTCTGGTTTGGAAATTATTAGCACAAGTAGCCAATAAATCATCACCTTGTAGTAGTCCTATAAGTATTAGGTCGGGTTCGAGAATAGAAATGGCTGTTTGTGCCAGTTCTAAATAAAACCAAGGGTCAGCCCCTGGTTTCCCCAAATTGACCGTTTCTACTTTATGTCGCTTTACATTCAGTTTTTTTTCTAATAAACG encodes:
- a CDS encoding GDSL-type esterase/lipase family protein; this translates as MDNEKKSRFGYNELLLLCFSILFVLAILFIIDKILSFHLVRSFLLNYHGKIALIFPPHSQEEFITTDFHYTVQTNSIGIRDKEISIPKRNDTFRILVFGDSYTYGWGVNIEQTWVRLLEKKLNVKRHKVETVNLGKPGADPWFYLELAQTAISILEPDLILIGLLQGDDLLATCANNFQTRKPNPIPFVTYLYPNITQQIEKYILQYKLIQQSKQYSPLLNNADKNKQASVNSAKEILSQLNSDERTRFEQLDSDIRNAFLDGLINPFLISVAVKYPDLIMNPLKESSDPSIKPCIDNLVKILQEIHLIAKKSGSPIIVISVPQGFYVNQHSLKTAERLHFKLSPEVLTSKNIDNHFQIACQELQLPLITLTDEFRAQKDNSALFFPIDGHLTAEGHKFFADILSNKLQKWLDKNINTNE